The following is a genomic window from Caldanaerobius fijiensis DSM 17918.
CGAAAGACCGGATTTGGATATCATAGTTTTATCTAATAATCCAGCTGAGACAGCAAAGATGCATGATGTCAAAGCCATTAATCGCATGGATATACGCAGTATATGGACAACCCTCTCCCATTCTGATATGCTGATAAGCGGTGGCGGCGGATTATTACAGGATGTTACAAGTTTTAGAAACATTTTGTATTATAGTGGAATAATATATATGGCATGGCTTTTGAAAAAGCCCATTATGTATTATGCTAATGGCGTTGGCCCTATAAATATTGGTTTTAATAGATTATTGGTAAGAAATATTAGCAATAAAGCACAGGTAATTACTGTAAGAGATCTTTTATCAAAGCGTCAATTAGATGAAATAGGTGTAAAAACTGACGTATTTATAACAGCAGATCCCGCATTTCTCTTGAAAGTCCCGGAGGATATTAATGTAGAGGATATCTATGAAAAAGAAGGTATCCCATTAAACAATAAAATATTAGGTATTTCTATTCGCAAGTGGAAAAACTTTGATTATGTAAAAGAAGCGTTGAAAGATTTTGTGAATAAAGTACGGAACATAGAGGATTTTAATATAGTTTTTTTACCGATGCAAAAGAATGAAGATTTGCGTGCGTGCGAGGAGATTTCAAGGGACCTGGAAAGATCTTATGTTATAAAGGGCAATTATGATGTATATGAAGTGCTGGGTATTGTAAGTAAATTTGATTATATGATAGGAATGAGATTACATGCGATGATTTTTTCTGTTTTAAATGGTGTGCCTGTTATCGGCATATCCTATGATCCTAAAATTGATAATTTTTTTAACATTATAGGACAGCAATATCTTAATCATATCGATGAAGTAAATAGTGAAAGATTGTTGAACCAGTTTTTGGATGTCGTTATGCATAAAAATGAGATATCAAGATGTCTTAAAAGAAAAGCAGAAGAATTGAGACAGAAAGCAATGGAAAACAACAAGATAGCTTTTAGCGTGCTAGAAAGGCAGAGATGGTTACATGATTGAAAATAAGAGGAATCTGGTCAATATTTTGGGAGTACCTGTTGACAATATAGAAATGGGAGAAGCGCTGGATTTAATCGAAAAGTTTATCCTCGAACTAGATGATATTCGATGCCGTGTCGTGTATACTCCTAACCCGGAGATGATTATGAAAGCCCAGGAAGATAAGGAGCTTATGGAGATATTAAATGACAGCGACCTAAACGTCCCAGATGGTATAGGCGTTGTTATAGCTTCCAGGTTGTTAAACCAACCTTTAAAGGCGCGTGTTGCTGGGTATGATTTGATGATGGAGATTATAAAGCTCTGCCATAAGAAAGGTTACTCTATATGCTTTTTAGGTGGATCTCCAGGAGTTGCTGAAGAAGCTAAAAGAAGGATTCAAGAGCAATTTAAGGGAATAAAGGTGACAGGTGCATACCATGGCTATTATCCGCCGGACTATGAAGAAGTGCTTTTACAGGAGATAAACATAAAAGCGCCTGATGTATTGTTTGTAGGAATGGGTGTACCAAAACAGGAAAAGTGGATACAAAAGTACAAAGGAGAATTATATTCTGGCGTCTGTATGGCGGTAGGCGGCAGTATTGATGTGTTGGCGGGCAAAGTAAAAAGAGCTCCAAAAATTTTTCAACGCCTGGGATTGGAATGGCTATACCGCCTGATAACACAACCCTGGAGGTATAAAAGGATGCTTGCTCTCCCGCGGTTTATGATGCGAATTTTAAACGAGCGCAAAAGGGTGATGAAATGACAGAAAGTATTAGAGAAAAAATCACGGATTTTATAGGAATTTCTTTTGGTACGCTGCTTACGGCTCTTTCACTAAATCTTTTTTTACAACCGAATCAAATAGCTCCAGGTGGAGTCAGTGGTTTTGCTATAGAGATAAATTACCTGACAGGTTGGCCTGTAGGTACGTTGACGATACTGATCAATGTGCCGTTGTTTTTGATTGCCATAAGGGTATTAGGTGCTAAATTTGGTATCAAGACGTTTTATGCTACAATTTTATTAGGTGTGCTTATTGATTTAACGTCGAGCATGCGCCCCCTTACCCATGATGCTATTCTGGCCACAGTATACGGGGGGCTTTTAATGGGTTTGGGGCTTGGAATTGTTATAAAGTACCATGCCACAACCGGTGGAACAGATCTGGCAGCAATGGTATTACATAAGTATATAAGGAAATTAACGGTAGGGCGCTTGTTACTTATAATTGATTTTGTTATAATAGCACTGGCAGGTATTATATTTAATCCAGAAAAGGCATTATATGCCCTTGCTGCAGAATTTTTGTCGATAAAATTGATAGATATCATACAAGAGGGTATAACTACTAATAGAGTTGCGCTTATAATCTCCAAAAGACATAAGGAGATAACGGCTAAAATAATGAAAGAATTGGATAGAGGTGCGACATTACTGGATGGGACAGGAGCTTTTTCGGGCCATCACAGGGATATAATAATGTGTGTCGTTGACAAAAGCCAGGTCGTGAAGCTAAGAGAGATTGTAAAGGAATTTGACGAAAGGGCTTTTGTTGTCATACTGGATGCATATGATGTGATTGGAGAGGGATTTAATAAGATATAGGAGGTTAAAAACCATGGACAACGAGAAATTAGCTCACATTGCGACAGAGGTCAGAAGAAACATAATAAAGTCCGTGACGGCA
Proteins encoded in this region:
- the csaB gene encoding polysaccharide pyruvyl transferase CsaB, with the translated sequence MRVVISGYYGFGNTGDEAILRAIVNSMKSERPDLDIIVLSNNPAETAKMHDVKAINRMDIRSIWTTLSHSDMLISGGGGLLQDVTSFRNILYYSGIIYMAWLLKKPIMYYANGVGPINIGFNRLLVRNISNKAQVITVRDLLSKRQLDEIGVKTDVFITADPAFLLKVPEDINVEDIYEKEGIPLNNKILGISIRKWKNFDYVKEALKDFVNKVRNIEDFNIVFLPMQKNEDLRACEEISRDLERSYVIKGNYDVYEVLGIVSKFDYMIGMRLHAMIFSVLNGVPVIGISYDPKIDNFFNIIGQQYLNHIDEVNSERLLNQFLDVVMHKNEISRCLKRKAEELRQKAMENNKIAFSVLERQRWLHD
- a CDS encoding WecB/TagA/CpsF family glycosyltransferase; its protein translation is MIENKRNLVNILGVPVDNIEMGEALDLIEKFILELDDIRCRVVYTPNPEMIMKAQEDKELMEILNDSDLNVPDGIGVVIASRLLNQPLKARVAGYDLMMEIIKLCHKKGYSICFLGGSPGVAEEAKRRIQEQFKGIKVTGAYHGYYPPDYEEVLLQEINIKAPDVLFVGMGVPKQEKWIQKYKGELYSGVCMAVGGSIDVLAGKVKRAPKIFQRLGLEWLYRLITQPWRYKRMLALPRFMMRILNERKRVMK
- a CDS encoding YitT family protein, which codes for MTESIREKITDFIGISFGTLLTALSLNLFLQPNQIAPGGVSGFAIEINYLTGWPVGTLTILINVPLFLIAIRVLGAKFGIKTFYATILLGVLIDLTSSMRPLTHDAILATVYGGLLMGLGLGIVIKYHATTGGTDLAAMVLHKYIRKLTVGRLLLIIDFVIIALAGIIFNPEKALYALAAEFLSIKLIDIIQEGITTNRVALIISKRHKEITAKIMKELDRGATLLDGTGAFSGHHRDIIMCVVDKSQVVKLREIVKEFDERAFVVILDAYDVIGEGFNKI